Below is a window of Streptomyces genisteinicus DNA.
TCGGCGAGGGGGTCGCTGCCGCCGTGCTCGGCCTTCCACTCCTCGCCCGAGCCGGCGTTGTAGACCATGTCGAGGGTGAACCCCGCACGCCGCTGCCAGGCCGCGGCGTACGCGGCGTCGTCGGCGGTCATCCGGATCGGCGGCGCCTCCTCGCCGCCGCCGACGCAGTCGATGTCGCCGGGGGTGCAGTTGCGGGCGGTGTCCCACCGGGCGTCGGGGGCGAGGACGTCGTCGACGTGGACCGAGAACCAGTTGCGGCTCCGGCCGAGGTGGACGCCCTGGGTCAGCCACTCGACGATGCCGCGCGCCAGCACCCGGAACTGCCGCTGGTGGCGGTTGTACGCGAAGGTGACCACGAGCTCGCGGCGCCCGTCGTGGGCGTACTCGCCGACCAGGCTGCCGCGCCCGGCGCCGTCGCCCACGGGCACGTCGAGATAGCTGGTGAAACCTTCCCTCGGCCGGCCCGCGTAGCCGTAGCTCTCGGCGACGAGCGGCGAGTTGTCCTCGAAGGCGACCGGGCCGTCGAGGTAGCCGAAGGGGCCGGAGCGGCCGGCGGCGGTGACCGCGGCCGGCGCCCCGTCGAGGATGCCGGCGTGGCCGCCGGCGTCCACGTACTCCAGTCCGACGCCCGGGTGGGACCAGGTGTAGGCGTCGACCTGGCGGATGCCGAAGGTGCGCTCGTAGGCGAAGAGGGCCTCGTTCTCCGCGGCGCCGGCGGCGGTGCCGGCGCCGAACGGGTCCTCGTCCGGCACGACGACGCCCTGGTACTTCGCCCGCGGCCGGCCGTCGACGGTGTCGCTGAGGAAGGCCGCGTCCACGGTCGGCCGGTCCGGGTCGGTCAGGTCCAGGCGCCGGTGCGGCACGCCGGTGGACTCCAGCTCGGAGACGATCGCGTCCACGGCGCCCCCGCCGTCGTCGACGACGAGCACGGCGAGGTCGATGCGCGGCGCGGGCGCGGCCGATGCCGCGGCCGGGACGGCCGTCGCCAGCAGCACTCCGGCGAGTGCCGCGGCGGCGGTTCTGCCCGCGCGGGGCCGGTTCAGGTCCATGGTGGTGCCCCCCTTGCGCGTCCTCCCCGGACGCGTCACGGACCTCCGCGTGCCGGACCGGCGCGCGGAGGAGCTGTGGAGAAGATGCAAAGGAGCGCGCGGCCCCCTTGCCCGAACGGCCCGAGTGTGGCTGAGCTCTCTGCTTCACCGCCCGAAACCCGCGAGAGACACCACGGACGAGTGAACAGCCGCCGCCGTGAGCGAGACATATGGCCACGCGTAGGCTCTTCTCCGGCATGGCGATGGGATCCATTCCCGTGCACAACCAACCAGGGGTATGCCTCCGGCCCACCGGACTCCCGTCCACACGGCGTCCCGGCGGACCCGGAACTCAAGGAAGCGAGATTTCACCACCGTGACTGCTCTCACTCTCAGCACCGCAGGCGCAGCGACGCTGCGTGCCGACGCGGTCGTCGTCGGAGTCGCCAAGGGCGCCAAGGGCCCGGTCGTCGCCCCGGGCGCCGAGGCCGTGGACAAGGCCTTCGACGGAAAGCTCGCCACCGTCCTGCAGACCCTCGGCGCGAGCGGTGCCGAGGGCGAGGTCACCAAGCTTCCCGCCCCGGCGGGCCTCAAGGCGCCGGTCGTGCTGGCGGTCGGGCTCGGTACGGAGCCCGGCGACGAGGAGGCGTACGGCACCGAGTCGCTGCGCCGGGCCGCGGGCAGCGCCGCGCGCGCCCTGGCCGGCTCGAAGAAGGCCGCCTTCGCGCTGCCCATAGAGGCCGCCGAGGACGCGCAGGCGATCGGCGAGGGCGCCCTGCTCGGCGCCTACGCGTTCACCGCCTACCAGGAGGACGCCCCCGGCGCGAAGAAGCCGCTGGCCGAGGTGACGCTGCTGGGCGGCAAGCCCCGCGACAAGGCGTTCAAGGCCGCGGCCGAGCGCGCCGCCGCGGTGGCGGAGGAGATCAACCGCGCCCGCGACCTGATCAACACCCCGCCGAACGACCTCACCCCCGAGGCGTTCGCGGCCGTCGCGACGGCCGCCGCCAAGGAGCACGGCCTCAAGGTCCAGGTGCTCGACGAGAAGGCGCTCGTCAAGGGCGGCTTCGGCGGCATCCTCGGCGTCGGCCAGGGCTCGCAGAACCCGCCGCGCCTGGTGAAGATCAGCTACACCCACGCCCGGAACGCCAAGCACCTCGCGCTGGTGGGCAAGGGCATCACCTACGACTCGGGCGGCATCTCGCTGAAGCCGGCCGGCCACAACGAGACCATGAAGTGCGACATGTCCGGCGCCGCCGCCGTGTTCGCCGCGGTCGTGGCCGCCGCGCGTCTGGGCCTGGAGGTCAACGTGACCGGCTGGCTCGCGCTGGCCGAGAACATGCCGTCGGGCTCGGCCACCCGCCCCGGCGACGTGCTGCGCATGTACAGCGGCAAGACGGTCGAGGTGCTCAACACGGACGCCGAGGGCCGTCTGGTGCTCGCCGACGCGCTGACCAGGGCGTCGGAGGAGAAGCCGGACGCGATCGTGGACGTGGCGACGCTGACCGGCGCGATGGTGCTCGCGCTCGGCAACCGCACGTTCGGGATCATGGCCAACGACGACGCCTTCCGCACGTCGATCCACGAGATCGCGGGCGAGGTCGGCGAGGCGTCCTGGCCGATGCCGCTCCCGTCCGACCTGCGCAAGGGCATGGACTCCCCGACCGCCGACATCGCGAACATGGGCGAGCGGATGGGCGGCGGCCTGGTGGCCGGCCTGTTCCTGAAGGAGTTCGTCGGCGAGGGCATCACCTGGGCGCACCTGGACATCGCGGGTCCGGCGTTCCACGAGGGCGCGCCCTACGGGTACACGCCCAAGGGCGGCACCGGCTCGGCGGTGCGCACGCTGGTCCGTCTCGCGGAGCGGACGGCGGCGGGCGAGCTCGGTCTCTGATCCGCCGGCCGCCGGGGGCCCGCCCCCGGCGGCCCGCGACGCGAGGGGCCCGGGGGATCTTCCGGGCCCCTCGCACGTGCGGGGCCGGGCCGTGCGCCCGGGCGGCGGGAACACCACGGGCCCGCGGCGCGTTCTCTACCACCCGGTAGCCCTGAAAAGCGCTCAAGCTCACCATCCCAAGCCCCGGCCCCGCGTCCCGCGTCCCGGCAACAAGTGCAAAGATGGGTTCTCGGCAGGACAGGGCCCCCACCACAGGGCCGAAGACTCAAGCGGCCGAACACCAGCCGCCGCCCGGTCACAGAGGACCGGGGCGAACGGCGCACATGCATGGAGGACGTGACGTGGCGAACGACGCCAGCACCGTTTTCGACCTAGTGATCCTCGGCGGCGGTAGCGGCGGTTACGCTGCGGCCCTTCGCGGAGCTCAGCTGGGCCTGGACGTCGCACTGATCGAGAAGAACAAGCTGGGCGGCACCTGCCTGCACAACGGCTGCATCCCCACCAAGGCCCTGCTGCACGCCGGTGAGATCGCCGACCAGGCCCGCGAGGCCGAGCAGTTCGGTGTCAAGGCCTCCTTCGAGGGCATCGACATCGCGGGCGTCCACAAGTACAAGGACGACGTGATCGCCGGCCTGTACAAGGGCCTGCAGGGTCTGGTCGCCTCCCGCAAGGTGACCTACATCGAGGGCGAGGGCCGCCTGTCCTCCCCCACCTCCGTCGACGTGAACGGTCAGCGCGTCCAGGGCCGCCACGTCCTGCTGGCGACCGGTTCCGTGCCGAAGTCCCTGCCGGGCCTGGAGATCGACGGCAACCGCATCATCTCCTCGGACCACGCGCTGACGCTGGACCGCGTCCCGCAGTCCGCGATCATCCTGGGCGGCGGCGTCATCGGCGTCGAGTTCGCCTCGGCGTGGAAGTCCTTCGGCACCGACGTCACCGTCATCGAGGGCCTGAAGCACCTCGTCCCGGTCGAGGACGAGAACAGCTCCAAGCTGCTGGAGCGCGCCTTCCGCAAGCGCGGCATCAAGTTCAACCTGGGCACCTTCTTCGAGAAGGCCGAGTACACCCAGGACGGTGTGCGCGTCACCCTCGCCGACGGCAAGACCTTCGACGCCGAGGTGCTGCTGGTCGCCATCGGCCGCGGTCCGGTCTCGCAGGGCCTCGGCTACGAGGAGCAGGGCGTCGCGATGGACCGCGGCTACGTCCTGGTCAACGAGTACATGCAGACCAACGTGGAGACGATCTCCGCGGTCGGCGACCTGGTCCCGACCCTGCAGCTCGCGCACGTCGGCTTCGCCGAGGGCATCCTGGTGGCGGAGCGGCTGGCCGGTCTGAAGACCGTTCCGATCGACTACGACGGCGTGCCGCGGGTGACGTACTGCCACCCCGAGGTCGCCTCCGTCGGCATCACCGAGGCGAAGGCCAAGGAGATCTACGGTGCGGACAAGGTCGTCGCCCTGAAGTACAACCTCGCGGGCAACGGCAAGAGCAAGATCCTGAAGACCGCGGGCGAGATCAAGCTCGTCCAGGTCAAGGACGGTGCCGTGGTCGGCGTCCACATGGTCGGTGACCGTATGGGCGAGCAGGTCGGCGAAGCGCAGCTGATCTACAACTGGGAGGCGCTGCCGGCCGAGGTCGCGCAGCTCGTCCACGCCCACCCGACGCAGAACGAGGCTCTCGGCGAGGCGCACCTGGCGCTGGCCGGCAAGCCGCTGCACTCCCACGACTAGTCAGTCACGGGCGCGACAGACCACTACCGCACTTTCTGTAAGGAGCAACTGAAACCATGGCGGTTTCCGTAACCCTTCCGGCGCTCGGCGAGAGCGTCACCGAGGGCACTGTCACCCGCTGGCTGAAGGCCGAGGGAGAGCGCGTCGAGGCCGACGAGCCGCTGCTCGAGGTCTCCACCGACAAGGTCGACACCGAGATCCCGGCCCCCGCCTCCGGCGTGCTGGCCTCGATCAAGGTCGCCGAGGACGAGACCGTCGAGGTCGGCGCCGAGCTGGCCGTCATCGACGACGGCTCCGGCGCCCCCGAGGCCGCTCCCGCCCCGGCCGCCGCCGAGACCCCGGCTCCCGAGGCCGCTCCGGCCCCGCAGGCCGAGGCTCCCGCGGCTCCGGCCGAGGAGGCCCCTGCCGCCGCCCCCGCGGGCGGTTCGGCCGAGGGCACCGACGTCGTCCTCCCGGCGCTCGGCGAGAGCGTCACCGAGGGCACCGTCACCCGCTGGCTGAAGGAGGTCGGCGAGGAGGTCACGGAGGACGAGCCGCTGCTCGAGGTCTCCACCGACAAGGTCGACACCGAGATCCCGGCCCCCGCCTCCGGCGTGCTGCTGGAGATCGTGGTCGGCGAGGACGAGACCGCGGAGGTCGGCGCCAAGCTGGCCGTGATCGGCGCCAAGGGCGCGGCCCCGGCCGCTCCCGCCCCGGCCGCCGCTCCGGCTCCGGCTCCGGCTCCGGCCCAGGAGGCTCCCAAGCAGGAGGCCCCGAAGCAGGAGGCTCCCAAGCAGGAGGCCCCGGCTCCGGCTGCCGCCCCGGCTCCGGCCGCCGCCCCGGCTCCGAAGGCGGCCCCGGCCGCGCCCGCGGCCCCCGCCGCGGTCGAGTCGAGCGACGCCTACGTGACCCCGCTGGTCCGCAAGCTCGCCGCCGAGAACGGCGTCGACCTGGGCTCGGTCAAGGGCACCGGCGTCGGTGGCCGCATCCGCAAGCAGGACGTCATCGCCGCCGCCGAGGCCGCCAAGGCCGCGGCCGCGCCGGCCCCCGCCGCTGCCGCCCCGGCCGCGTCGAAGGCGCCGTCGCTCGAGACGTCCCCGCTGCGCGGCCAGACGGTCAAGATGACCCGCATGCGCAAGGTCATCGGCGACAACATGATGAAGGCGCTGCACGGCCAGGCGCAGCTGTCCTCGGTCGTCGAGGTCGACATCACCAAGCTGATGAAGCTGCGCGAGCAGGCGAAGGCGTCCTTCGCCGCCCGCGAGGGCGTCAAGCTCTCCCCGATGCCGTTCTTCGTGAAGGCGGCGGCCCAGGCGCTGAAGGCCCACCCGGTCATCAACGCCCGGATCAACGAGGACGAGGGCACCATCACGTACTTCGACTCGGAGAACATCGGCATCGCCGTGGACTCCGAGAAGGGTCTGATGACGCCGGTCATCAAGGGTGCGGGCGACCTGAACATCGCCGGCATCTCCAAGGCCACCGCGGACCTCGCGGGCAAGGTCCGGGCCAGCAAGATCACGCCGGACGAGCTGTCCGGTGCGACCTTCACCATCAGCAACACCGGCTCGCGCGGTGCGCTGTTCGACACGATCATCGTGCCGCCGAACCAGGTCGCCATCCTGGGCATCGGCGCCA
It encodes the following:
- a CDS encoding leucyl aminopeptidase, with the protein product MTALTLSTAGAATLRADAVVVGVAKGAKGPVVAPGAEAVDKAFDGKLATVLQTLGASGAEGEVTKLPAPAGLKAPVVLAVGLGTEPGDEEAYGTESLRRAAGSAARALAGSKKAAFALPIEAAEDAQAIGEGALLGAYAFTAYQEDAPGAKKPLAEVTLLGGKPRDKAFKAAAERAAAVAEEINRARDLINTPPNDLTPEAFAAVATAAAKEHGLKVQVLDEKALVKGGFGGILGVGQGSQNPPRLVKISYTHARNAKHLALVGKGITYDSGGISLKPAGHNETMKCDMSGAAAVFAAVVAAARLGLEVNVTGWLALAENMPSGSATRPGDVLRMYSGKTVEVLNTDAEGRLVLADALTRASEEKPDAIVDVATLTGAMVLALGNRTFGIMANDDAFRTSIHEIAGEVGEASWPMPLPSDLRKGMDSPTADIANMGERMGGGLVAGLFLKEFVGEGITWAHLDIAGPAFHEGAPYGYTPKGGTGSAVRTLVRLAERTAAGELGL
- the lpdA gene encoding dihydrolipoyl dehydrogenase, producing MANDASTVFDLVILGGGSGGYAAALRGAQLGLDVALIEKNKLGGTCLHNGCIPTKALLHAGEIADQAREAEQFGVKASFEGIDIAGVHKYKDDVIAGLYKGLQGLVASRKVTYIEGEGRLSSPTSVDVNGQRVQGRHVLLATGSVPKSLPGLEIDGNRIISSDHALTLDRVPQSAIILGGGVIGVEFASAWKSFGTDVTVIEGLKHLVPVEDENSSKLLERAFRKRGIKFNLGTFFEKAEYTQDGVRVTLADGKTFDAEVLLVAIGRGPVSQGLGYEEQGVAMDRGYVLVNEYMQTNVETISAVGDLVPTLQLAHVGFAEGILVAERLAGLKTVPIDYDGVPRVTYCHPEVASVGITEAKAKEIYGADKVVALKYNLAGNGKSKILKTAGEIKLVQVKDGAVVGVHMVGDRMGEQVGEAQLIYNWEALPAEVAQLVHAHPTQNEALGEAHLALAGKPLHSHD
- the sucB gene encoding 2-oxoglutarate dehydrogenase, E2 component, dihydrolipoamide succinyltransferase; translation: MAVSVTLPALGESVTEGTVTRWLKAEGERVEADEPLLEVSTDKVDTEIPAPASGVLASIKVAEDETVEVGAELAVIDDGSGAPEAAPAPAAAETPAPEAAPAPQAEAPAAPAEEAPAAAPAGGSAEGTDVVLPALGESVTEGTVTRWLKEVGEEVTEDEPLLEVSTDKVDTEIPAPASGVLLEIVVGEDETAEVGAKLAVIGAKGAAPAAPAPAAAPAPAPAPAQEAPKQEAPKQEAPKQEAPAPAAAPAPAAAPAPKAAPAAPAAPAAVESSDAYVTPLVRKLAAENGVDLGSVKGTGVGGRIRKQDVIAAAEAAKAAAAPAPAAAAPAASKAPSLETSPLRGQTVKMTRMRKVIGDNMMKALHGQAQLSSVVEVDITKLMKLREQAKASFAAREGVKLSPMPFFVKAAAQALKAHPVINARINEDEGTITYFDSENIGIAVDSEKGLMTPVIKGAGDLNIAGISKATADLAGKVRASKITPDELSGATFTISNTGSRGALFDTIIVPPNQVAILGIGATVKRPAVIETAEGTVIGVRDMTYLTLSYDHRLVDGADAARYLTAVKAILEAGEFEVELGL